GAGTGCCTTGTTCATTTCCTGTTTCTGTTGTAAATTGTAAACTATTATGTGGTTAAAATTGGTTTCTTATGCACATACAAGCTACGATAGCACTTGCCAAGGCAGCTCATAAGGTATGAAATATCTGTTCCTCATGTGCATATTTTCACAAGTTGTGGGAATTAGTATATGTTAAACTTATTTGTGGCATCTTTTTTTCACACTTGGATAGTAACAAACATCTTGTTGAATTCCTCTGATTGAATAATAACtgtttgggtatgtagttttagtgttgagctgcatatatatatatatatatagtattgttTTTGTTTAATTCTACGACATGgacatccttacaagatgaaaatacTTGCCCAAGACCTTACACTTGGACATACTAATGTACATCACAAGGTTTTTGGAACTTGTGTGATAATGCCTGTGTTAACTCTGTACTAatagtatgaatattttgttattgactatgaatgtttgatttgctagcatactACATATCCTGTTCTGGATGCTTCCACTtcattctttggagtttatgataGACATGGAGGTAAGAATCAGGAGGTTTAGGTACTCTTATAGTAGGGTGGATGgttattctttatctagtttacccaaagtttcttttaaaaattgatttgaaatgcgataagcctgcctaTGTAGACAAAAttaattttagcctttcatctgataggttgtctcttatagttaaggtatgatttaaatattaattttatttctcttgaatcttgatgcccttcttgtggatgcaatgaccgcaagaagggcatcaagattcaagagaaataaaattaatatttaaatcataccttaactataagagacaacctatcagatgcaaggctaaaatttattttgtctacatgggcaggcttagcgcatttcaaatcaattttgaaaagaaactccgggtaaactagataaagaatcgttgatgcaggcaccaccatccacgacctcatcgtccttctctgtcatccatgacctcattgtccttcatcaccctccatgacctcgtcgtctgctccatcaccatcaaggtcgagGATTCTGAAGTTGGGCCCTAGATTACAGATTGAGCCTTATTGTTCGAGAACTTCACCCTCATGGATGATGCCGCAGCAAGCCATAGCCGCCCATGCTGCCATGGTTTCTCATTGTCATCGTGAATCCATCCTCGACGCGAAAGTTCCATTGtctccttcaatgaaataagatttttgttcaaaacaaattttaaattaaaataaattaaaatatatttcgGTCGATCTAGGCGGCATTGTGGGTGTCGATGGAGTCCGATTGGGCGGTGGTGATTGTGACAACCTCAGTGGCTGTGATTGTCAGCTTTGTGATGTTTTTGTGGTAGATGAGATCGAGGGAGCAAGGGAAggataatgtatttgaatttgaatttgtataatgtatttgtatttaaatttgaatttgtataatatatttgtatttgaatttgaatttgtataatatatttgtatttttatttaaatttgaatttgaatttgaatttgaattttgaataatttatgaattttttagcaattatggtttaatgttacgtatacgaaaatgtaattacagatttttacaggaattaataattagaaaaaattaatttaaaattattagtgacaattttaaaaccgtcactactaattgtccaatttaagtattagtgaaggtttcaaaaccgtcactaataattgcctttttttaaagagttttagtgtaggttttcaaatcgtcactaataatatagtattagtgacggtttgcaaatcatcactaatagttgcctgtgagcaatagtgacgattttcaaatcgttactaataatagagcattagcgacgaatttaaaaccgccactaatactatggctttagttaCGATTTTTGATCGAGCcagtgtagaatttatagtgacgggcttaggttttttagtgacggttttaatccgtcactaatactctattattagtgacggtttgagaaattcgtcactaataagtattagtaatggcagatatagcgactaattcaaaaccgtcactaataaccttattttttgtagtgtaaattGATTATCattgacatgcatggttttgatatcattatggggatggattggttagcaaccAGTTATCCGAGTATTGACTGCCACAGGAATGGAGTAGTGTTCcaacctcctagggagcaggagtttatattttttgggtcgtgtgtgcgctctaaACTACGAATTCTTTCAGCCATTCAAGTAAAGAGGTTACTTCTAGACGGAAGTCTGGGGTACCTAGCGTTTATGAAACAAGCACAGAGAAAAGAACTTAAACTAGAGGATATCCCCATGGCAAGAGAGTtctcagatgttttcccagaggaCTTACCAGGATTACCTCCTGATCACGAGGTAGAGTTTGCCATTGAGTTGCTTCAAGGAACAACatctatttctaaggctccatagaGAATGAGTCCAACAggactaaaggagttaaaggagcagctaTAGGAACAACTTGACAAGAGGTTTATCAGACTGAGCGTATCGTCCTAATTAGGGGCACCggtgctgtttgtaaagaagaatgatgggtcgatgaggatatacatcgactatagggagattaataaagtgacagcAAAGAATAAGTACCCGTTACCCAAATTAATGATATGTGCGACCAGTTAAagggcacacaggtcttctccaagattgatctgcaattcgggtatcatcaggtgagggttaaaacagaggatgtaccaaagacggaTTTCTgcactaggtatggccactacgaatttctagttatgccttttggaatgaccaatgctcctgtggcatttatggacctgatgaacaaggtgttccacgagtacttagatcagttcatgGTTGTTTTCATCGATGATATCCTGATTTATTGgaggagtcttgaggagcatgCAACTAATTTGTGGTTGGTACTTCAAGTACTTAGAGGAAAAATTTGTTTGCATagttcaagaaatgcgaattctaaTTGGAGTAAGTggcatttttgggacatgtagtgtccagggaagGTGTTTCATTGACCCAAGCAAAATAAAGGTAGTAATAGATTAGGCGAGACCGAAGAACGTGCAAAGGTTAGGAGCTTCTTACGTCTGGTAGGATATTACCACCAGTTTGTAAAAGGATTTTCAGGTCCGCTGACACGtctcacgaggaagaacatgaaATTCGAGTGGACTGGTGAGTGCaagtagagtttttaggaactgaagcACTGACTagttactgccccagtgttgaccattctaTCAGGATATGGTGGGTTCatgatctatagcgacgcatctAAGAATGGACTCTAGTGTGTCTTAATGTAGCAGGGAAAGGTCATTGTGtatgcttctcaccaactcaaggaatacgagaagaactatctgACGCATTACATGGAATTGGCAGTGGTagtttatgcattaaagatctggaagcactacctatacggtgaaaggtgcgagatctttattaatcataagagtcttaagtactttttcacctagaaggagctgaacatgaggcaacggagatggcttgagttgataaaggactacaactgtaccattagttaccacccaggaaaagctaatataGTAGTTGAtactttgagtcggaagtcggtgGATGCGTTAGTCTTAGTAGTGGTAGTTCAACATTGTACCAGgttggacctagaaaggttgggtgtggagttagtggaaggaaatcaccaggcattcattgctagaCTGGTAGTTCAATTGACCTTACGGGAAAGGATCAGGAAAGCTCAAACAAAAGATGCAGAGCTGGTAGAGATTATGAATGGAGTACAGAGTGGATTGAAGGCAAATTTCAATATCTTAGACAACTAGGTGTTAAGATTTCACACTTGGATATGTGTACCAAATAATGCTGAGATTAAATGAACCATCGTAGAAGAAGAACATCACTCACTCCTTATAGTGCATCCaaggagcacaaagatgtatagagatctatggaAATCTTTCTGGTcatctaacatgaaaagagaaatCACCTAATTTGTTGAGCAGTTCCTGACATGTCAATAGATGAAGACCGAGCACCAGAAGCCAgcaggaccgttgcaaccacttctcattcttaagtggaagtgagagcacatttccatggactttgtcacggaATCGCCAACACTTCATTAACAAAATGCTATATGTCTAGGTAGTTGTTGACAGACTGACGAAAACtgcccattttgttccaattaaAGTTAGTTATTCCATGAATAAG
This genomic stretch from Malania oleifera isolate guangnan ecotype guangnan chromosome 3, ASM2987363v1, whole genome shotgun sequence harbors:
- the LOC131151401 gene encoding phosphoenolpyruvate carboxylase, housekeeping isozyme-like; protein product: MAARNLKKLASMDAQLRLLVPKKVSEDNKLMEYDALLLDRFIDILQDLHGENLKETHTTYPVLDASTSFFGVYDRHGGKNQEQAIAAHAAMVSHCHRESILDAKVPLSPSMK